The genomic region tcctctcttccctctgGGTCCGTCTCCTAGGCGCTAAAAAGGGGGAACTAGCAAAGTTTGAGAAGAATCGGGAACTGCTGAAGGATgtgagggagaagacggTGAGAAATAAGGGTGTGCTGGTGGAGCATAACCAGAAGTTGTTGGCTCTCAAGGCTAGTCTGGAGgcgctgaggaggaagctTGTCAGTCCGCTGGTGAGGAGTATCAACTCTAGCACCCTGACGCTGGAGGAGCaagtgagggggttggaggaggcgggggggtatcttgagggggtgaggagccggcagaaggggagggtgatggagatgcTTTATGGAGGTGGGTCAGGGGCTGGGGGCCATAAGACGATTGTTGAGATTGGGGATGTGTAaaggggttttgggggggggctttctattttttctttctttttgtttgggAAATTCGGACATGCTTGATACCAGTGGTGATATTTGGCAATGGGACTTCTTTGGTCAGGGTAACTAacatggttttttttttttttttttttttttatttttttttgtttggatCTGGGAGACATCTTCCTTGCTATCATTTCTGATTTTTCGGCTATCCGGGAGTTCTCTTTCATCTTCTACATTACAAACAAACATACCCCTGGGCTGGAGGCGGCgcgtgtggtgatgatggatggcgTCTTGTtcatttctttctttcaGGGACAAACAGGGACAGTGCAGGTTTCAGTCTAGCATATACAAGGTAGAACAGTACAAAGATATCCGATATCATCCAAAACAGCAACCCGATTGCTGAGCAATGTtatgaagaaaaaaaaagaagaaaaaaaagaaaaaaaaaagcaaacgCTGGAAAGACAAACGTTGCGTGGCGGGCCAGGAGTCGAACCTGGGTCTTCGCTCAAACTCGGGACTGTAATGACCGCTATACTACCGCGCCACGAAAACACTGCCAGAAATTCAAAATCAAATGCCTAGGCAGACTGCAAAGTTTGGTTGTGGCGTGGAGTAGTGCCAGACAatgagggtgttggcggtgACATGTGTGGAGTTTCAACCCCCAACGCTCCCGTGGCCCCAAAACAGCAGGACTCAACAAGATGGATAGCGTAGGGTATCTTATTACTACAGAACTGCAACAAGTGAGATGGCAGCCCCAATGAcccgccatctcccaggCCAATCGAATCTATGTACAGCCTTCCATTAGCCCCTTGCCCCGTGATTATGCGCAAGATACTCAACAAAGGTCGGCCAACTGAGCCTCTATTGGTGAAGTAGCTGGTTTGGTCACATATTGCGGAGCACCACTGTTAGccatccatcttcttctcaaaatTAGAAACAGAATCAAGAGCAGGGCAAACCAGGGAGCAACCCGAGCGAATGATAGCAAGACCATAAACGCCAAATTCCCTCCCAGTGATCTCAGCCAGTTGATCCCAACGCTAGCCGTCATGTCCTCCTTGCTGATGATGTGTCGAATGATGATGCCGCTATGAACGCCGGGACGAGAATGAATAGTCTCCCATGGGGGGCCGGAAAAAGGTTCTGAAAGTAGAAAACAACCCAAGTTAGTCCAAGACTCTTTTGAAGAATTGCTCAATCCAGATCTTCGTTGGGTTGGTAGATGTGCCGACTGCGGGTAGGGTCTTTGCGCATGGTCTGGCCAGAGCCAGTAAACCCGACTATGCAGCAAGTTAGCAATCGGTTTCCCATGCAAGTGGACATCAGACAAGACATACCTCTTCCCTTGACACCCTCCGGCGTGCGGAACAtgctctccttcttcgcaGCCTTCCCAAACTTTCCCTTTTGAGTAAACTCCTGCCACTTATTCTTCcccgcctccagctccttcgtcGCCTTTATCTTCTTGAACTTCGGTTTCGGCTTCTCGTCTGGGTTGTTCTCCGCCGCGGCCTGCGCCTGGGGGTACATGTCAGCAGGAGCAGACTTGACGATCCCATTGTTCACTGTTGGCGTCGCAGAACCCGAACCGTAGGCTGGGGtagatgatgaagaagatgggccGGCTGTAGGCGCTGTGCTGATCCCGTCAGCTTTGCGCTTCTGGGCAGGCATGGGCTTTATATCCTTCGCTC from Podospora bellae-mahoneyi strain CBS 112042 chromosome 4, whole genome shotgun sequence harbors:
- a CDS encoding hypothetical protein (COG:A; EggNog:ENOG503NWBG; antiSMASH:Cluster_6), whose protein sequence is MSITRPANFSTVILRHDCKVSIDFGSSHVQNTVNMSAELEAERQEYENQLELVVTSLKDDPDNAELQTLKGDLEGMIQMINDSIAELKPKSAPAPPKRQASPPPAPKEKWSRENHPAFKKAGPEAAEEKESDVVVNYQVNDTVMAKWATGDKGFYPARITSVTGSKTAPIYTVKFKSYDTVETLRAKDIKPMPAQKRKADGISTAPTAGPSSSSSTPAYGSGSATPTVNNGIVKSAPADMYPQAQAAAENNPDEKPKPKFKKIKATKELEAGKNKWQEFTQKGKFGKAAKKESMFRTPEGVKGRGIRVYWLWPDHAQRPYPQSAHLPTQRRSGLSNSSKESWTNLGCFLLSEPFSGPPWETIHSRPGVHSGIIIRHIISKEDMTASVGINWLRSLGGNLAFMVLLSFARVAPWFALLLILFLILRRRWMANSGAPQYVTKPATSPIEAQLADLC